A single window of Salvia splendens isolate huo1 chromosome 6, SspV2, whole genome shotgun sequence DNA harbors:
- the LOC121807040 gene encoding protein disulfide isomerase-like 2-3 translates to MEKSLLIALLILSLVGNLGVYALYGTSSPVVQLNPNNFKSKVLNSNGIVLVEFFAPWCGHCKALTPAWEKAATVLKGVATVAALDADAHQSLAQEYGIRGFPTIKVFAPGKPPADYQGARDVKPIVEFTLQQVKALLKERLDGKSGGGSSQKSEPSASVELNSRNFDELVLKSKELWVVEFFAPWCGHCKKLAPEWKKAANSLKGQVKLGHVDCDADKSLMSRYNVQGFPTIMVFGADKDSPFPYEGARTASAIESFALEQLEANAAPPEVTELTSPDVVEEKCGSAAICFVAFLPDILDSKAEGRNKYLEILLSVAEKFRKSPYSFLWATAGKQADLEQHVGVGGYGYPALVALNLKKKAYAPLKSAFERDQISEFVKEAGRGGKGTLPLAVEPEIVKTEPWDGKDGEIIEEDEFSLEELMGDDTDTKDEL, encoded by the exons ATGGAGAAATCACTGCTGATCGCACTACTCATTCTCTCATTGGTCGGAAATCTCGGCGTTTATGCTCTGTACGGAACTTCCTCCCCCGTTGTTCAGCTAAACCCTAACAATTTCAAGTCCAAG GTGCTCAATTCGAATGGTATAGTTTTGGTTGAGTTCTTTGCGCCATGGTGTGGTCATTGTAAAGCTCTGACACCTGCGTGGGAGAAGGCGGCTACTGTCTTAAAAGGTGTGGCAACTGTGGCGGCTTTAGATGCCGATGCTCACCAGTCACTAGCTCAG GAATATGGTATTAGAGGATTTCCTACCATTAAGGTCTTTGCACCAGGAAAACCTCCTGCAGATTATCAAGGAGCTAGAGATGTCAAGCCTATTGTGGAATTTACATTGCAACAG GTCAAAGCACTCCTGAAAGAACGCCTGGATGGGAAATCAGGAGGAGGATCAAGTCAGAAATCGGAACCAAGTGCATCAGTAGAACTGAACTCTCGCAATTTTGATGAATTGGTACTCAAAAGCAAGGAACTGTGGGTTGTGGAGTTCTTTGCTCCTTG GTGTGGTCACTGCAAGAAGCTTGCTCCCGAGTGGAAGAAGGCAGCTAACAGTCTCAAGGGTCAGGTGAAGTTGGGTCATGTTGACTGTGATGCAGATAAG TCTTTGATGAGCAGGTATAATGTGCAAGGTTTTCCCACTATCATGGTGTTTGGTGCTGACAAAGACAGCCCATTCCCATATGAAGGTGCAAGAACTGCATCAGCAATTGAATCTTTCGCTCTGGAGCAGCTGGAAGCAAATGCTGCCCCTCCCGAAGTGACTGAATTGACTAGCCCA GATGTTGTGGAAGAGAAGTGTGGCTCAGCTGCCATCTGCTTTGTAGCCTTCCTCCCCGACATATTGGACTCCAAGGCAGAGGGCAGAAACAAGTACCTCGAGATTCTGCTATCGGTTGCAGAGAAGTTCAGAAAGAGCCCTTACAG TTTCCTCTGGGCCACTGCTGGGAAGCAGGCGGATCTCGAGCAGCACGTTGGAGTCGGGGGCTACGGATAtccagcactggtggcactcaACTTAAAGAAGAAAGCCTACGCCCCACTCAAGAGTGCGTTCGAGCGTGACCAGATATC AGAGTTTGTGAAAGAAGCCGGACGTGGTGGGAAGGGCACTCTGCCATTGGCTGTTGAACCCGAGATCGTGAAGACCGAACCGTGGGACGGCAAAGACGGAGAGATAATCGAGGAAGATGAGTTCTCCCTCGAAGAACTCATGGGAGATGACACTGATACCAAAGATGAGCTCTAG
- the LOC121806479 gene encoding GDSL esterase/lipase At2g04570-like — MKISHAGPSPLLWLHLLLLLLLAATAAAKVPAIVVFGDSSVDAGNNNQIPTIARSNFLPYGRDFSGGKATGRFSNGRIATDFISEAFGLRAAVPAYLDPAYNISDFAVGVTFASAGTGYDNATSDVLGVIPAWRELEYYKDYQKRLRAYLGDGKAIYTISNSLYIISMGTNDFLENYFAFNSQRRTQYSIDAYQHFLIGLARNFVVNLHGLGARKISIGGLPPMGCMPLERAQNLQNGNGCMEAYNIVARSFNDKLYNLTRDLNKEIPGLKLVFSNPYYVLLQIIQKPSSYGFQESQRACCATGMFEMGYACQRSLLTCTDANKYVFWDAFHPSEHTNKMIADHVIKTALYKFL; from the exons ATGAAAATCTCACATGCAGGGCCATCACCACTCTTATGGCTgcacctcctcctcctcctcctgctCGCCGCCACAGCCGCGGCCAAAGTTCCGGCGATCGTCGTCTTTGGTGACTCGTCGGTAGACGCCGGGAACAACAACCAGATCCCGACGATCGCCCGGAGCAATTTCCTCCCCTATGGCCGTGACTTCTCGGGTGGAAAGGCAACGGGAAGGTTTTCGAACGGGCGAATCGCCACCGACTTCATATCGGAGGCGTTCGGGCTCCGGGCGGCGGTGCCGGCCTACTTGGATCCGGCTTATAACATTTCTGATTTTGCTGTAGGAGTCACGTTTGCTTCCGCTGGCACTGGATATGATAATGCAACTTCCGATGTACTA GGAGTTATTCCTGCGTGGAGGGAATTGGAATACTACAAAGACTACCAAAAGAGATTAAGAGCCTATCTTGGTGATGGGAAGGCCATATATACTATCTCTAATTCATTGTACATAATAAGTATGGGAACAAATGATTTTTTGGAAAACTATTTCGCCTTTAATTCGCAGCGACGGACTCAATATTCGATCGATGCATATCAGCATTTTCTCATTGGACTAGCCCGAAATTTCGTAGTTAACCTACATGGCCTTGGGGCCCGCAAAATCAGCATCGGGGGCCTTCCCCCGATGGGCTGCATGCCCTTAGAGAGGGCCCAAAACCTACAGAATGGGAATGGATGCATGGAGGCTTATAACATAGTGGCCAGGAGCTTCAACGATAAACTCTACAATTTAACAAGAGATTTAAATAAGGAAATACCTGGCCTCAAATTGGTCTTCTCTAATCCCTACTACGTTCTTCTACAAATAATCCAAAAGCCATCCTCTTATG GGTTTCAAGAATCACAGAGGGCGTGTTGTGCCACGGGGATGTTCGAGATGGGGTATGCCTGCCAGCGCAGCCTCCTCACGTGCACTGATGCAAATAAATACGTATTCTGGGACGCGTTCCACCCATCTGAGCATACGAATAAAATGATCGCAGATCATGTTATCAAGACTGCCTTGTACAAGTTCCTTTGA